One region of Aurantimonas sp. HBX-1 genomic DNA includes:
- the hisC gene encoding histidinol-phosphate transaminase, whose product MRPVPNRGILDIEAYVPGKSKAPAGVRLHKLSSNESPLGASPAAVQAAAAALTHLESYPDGQAAELKQAIAEVHGLNPRAILCGNGSDELLGLLCQCYLEPGDEAIHSEHGFLVYRIQILARGATPVVAPEKDATADVDAILSRVTERTKLVFLANPNNPTGTYLPFDEVRRLQAGLPGHVILVLDAAYAEYVRRNDYGTGIELVSSADNVVMTRTFSKIYGLAALRIGWLYGPEAVVDALDRVRGPFNLNALAIAAGAAAIRDRGFVEAAIEHNSHWLEWTTAALTRLGLTVTPSVGNFILVHFPAEPGRTAAEADDFLTGRGYILRRVAGYGFPDALRLSIGTEEANRGVVAGLAEFLGKAAA is encoded by the coding sequence ATGCGACCCGTTCCGAACAGGGGTATCCTCGACATCGAGGCCTACGTGCCCGGCAAGAGCAAGGCGCCCGCCGGCGTGCGCCTGCACAAGCTCTCCTCCAACGAGAGCCCGCTCGGCGCCTCCCCGGCGGCCGTGCAGGCCGCCGCTGCCGCCCTGACGCATCTGGAATCCTATCCCGACGGCCAGGCCGCGGAACTCAAGCAGGCGATCGCCGAGGTGCATGGGCTGAACCCGCGCGCCATCCTCTGCGGCAACGGCTCGGACGAGCTGCTCGGCCTGCTCTGCCAGTGCTATCTCGAGCCCGGCGACGAGGCGATCCACAGCGAGCACGGCTTCCTCGTCTACAGGATCCAGATCCTCGCCCGCGGCGCCACCCCCGTGGTCGCGCCGGAGAAGGACGCCACCGCCGACGTCGACGCCATCCTGTCGCGCGTCACCGAGCGCACCAAGTTGGTCTTCCTCGCCAACCCGAACAACCCGACCGGCACCTATCTGCCGTTCGACGAGGTGCGGCGCCTGCAGGCCGGCCTGCCCGGCCACGTCATCCTGGTGCTCGACGCGGCCTATGCCGAATATGTCCGGCGCAACGACTACGGCACCGGCATCGAGCTGGTCTCTTCCGCCGACAACGTCGTCATGACCCGCACCTTCTCGAAGATCTATGGCCTCGCCGCGCTGCGCATCGGCTGGCTCTACGGGCCGGAAGCGGTGGTCGACGCGCTCGACCGGGTGCGCGGGCCGTTCAACCTCAACGCGCTGGCCATCGCCGCCGGCGCGGCGGCGATCCGCGACCGCGGCTTCGTCGAGGCGGCGATCGAGCACAACAGCCACTGGCTGGAATGGACGACGGCGGCGCTGACCCGCCTCGGCCTGACGGTCACCCCCAGCGTCGGCAACTTCATCCTCGTGCACTTCCCGGCCGAGCCCGGCCGCACCGCCGCCGAGGCCGACGACTTTCTCACCGGCCGCGGCTACATCCTGCGCCGCGTCGCCGGCTACGGCTTCCCGGATGCGCTGCGCCTGTCGATCGGCACCGAGGAAGCCAATCGCGGCGTCGTCGCCGGCCTCGCGGAATTTCTCGGCAAGGCGGCCGCATGA
- a CDS encoding homoserine O-acetyltransferase, whose amino-acid sequence MKTTIAETTRQDLEHAAGSREVYEPSSPVAHFGEDEPLLLDAGRALSPFQIAYNTYGTLNADKSNAVLVCHALTGDHYAASQSPVTGKPGWWSSIIGPGKPIDTDRFFVICSNVIGGCMGSTGPASIDPATGEPYGLDLPVITIRDMVRAQAMLVERLGIETLFAVIGGSMGGMQVLQWTVSYPEKVFAALPIATGARHSSQNIAFHEVGRQAVMADPDWHGGRYYAVGKRPHKGLAVARMAAHVTYLSEMALHRKFGRNLQDRETLGFGFDADFQIESYLRHQGMTFVDRFDANSYLYMTRAMDYFDIAGDFGGRLANAFLGSKTRFCLVSFSSDWLFPTEENRAVVHALNAAAASVSFVEIETDRGHDAFLLEEPNFFAAINGFVSSAARARGL is encoded by the coding sequence ATGAAGACGACCATCGCCGAAACGACCCGCCAGGACCTGGAGCACGCCGCCGGCAGCCGCGAGGTATACGAGCCGTCGAGCCCGGTAGCGCATTTCGGCGAAGACGAGCCGCTGCTGCTGGACGCCGGCCGGGCGCTCTCGCCCTTCCAGATCGCCTACAACACCTACGGCACGCTGAACGCCGACAAGTCCAACGCTGTGCTGGTCTGCCACGCGCTGACCGGCGACCACTACGCCGCCAGCCAGTCGCCGGTGACCGGCAAGCCGGGCTGGTGGTCGTCGATCATCGGGCCGGGCAAGCCGATCGACACCGACCGGTTCTTCGTCATCTGCTCGAACGTCATCGGCGGTTGCATGGGCTCGACCGGGCCCGCCTCGATCGACCCGGCGACCGGCGAGCCCTACGGGCTCGACCTGCCGGTGATCACCATCCGCGACATGGTGCGGGCGCAGGCGATGCTGGTCGAGCGGCTCGGCATCGAAACGCTGTTCGCCGTCATCGGCGGCTCGATGGGCGGCATGCAGGTGCTGCAATGGACGGTGAGCTATCCGGAGAAGGTGTTCGCCGCCCTGCCGATCGCCACAGGGGCGCGGCATTCCTCGCAGAACATCGCCTTCCACGAGGTCGGACGCCAGGCGGTGATGGCCGACCCCGACTGGCACGGCGGGCGCTACTACGCCGTCGGCAAGCGGCCGCACAAGGGGCTCGCCGTGGCGCGGATGGCGGCGCACGTCACCTATCTGTCGGAGATGGCGCTGCACCGGAAGTTCGGCCGCAATTTGCAGGACCGCGAGACGCTGGGCTTCGGCTTCGACGCCGACTTCCAGATCGAGAGCTACCTGCGGCACCAGGGCATGACCTTCGTCGACCGCTTCGACGCCAATTCCTATCTCTACATGACCCGGGCGATGGACTATTTCGACATTGCCGGGGATTTCGGCGGACGGCTCGCCAACGCGTTCCTCGGCTCCAAGACGCGGTTCTGCCTGGTGTCCTTCTCGTCCGACTGGCTGTTTCCGACCGAGGAGAACCGCGCCGTCGTGCATGCGCTCAACGCCGCCGCCGCCTCGGTGTCGTTCGTCGAGATCGAGACCGACCGCGGCCACGACGCCTTCCTCCTGGAAGAGCCGAACTTCTTCGCCGCGATCAACGGGTTCGTCTCGTCGGCCGCGCGGGCACGGGGGCTGTGA
- the metW gene encoding methionine biosynthesis protein MetW: MAVAELNASEAARSGAPATARVDLQLIADLVPRGARVLDVGCGDGLLLSLLEERRGVDGRGIELSQEGVNECVARGLSVIQGDADRDLVHYPDDAFDYVILSQTIQATRNPKTVLAELLRIGERAIVSFPNFGHWSIRLSLLARGRMPVTANLQHAWYETPNIHFCTIRDFVGLAGELGAKVETAVAINATGQKMGMKMPWAFWNLFGQQAVFVLRR, from the coding sequence ATGGCGGTGGCGGAACTGAACGCGTCCGAGGCGGCGCGCAGCGGGGCGCCGGCGACGGCGCGCGTCGACCTGCAGCTGATCGCAGACCTCGTTCCGCGCGGCGCCCGGGTCCTCGACGTCGGCTGCGGCGACGGCCTGCTGCTGTCGCTGCTGGAAGAACGGCGCGGCGTCGACGGGCGCGGCATCGAGCTCAGCCAGGAGGGCGTCAACGAGTGCGTGGCGCGCGGCCTGTCGGTGATCCAGGGCGACGCCGACCGCGACCTCGTCCACTACCCGGACGACGCCTTCGACTATGTGATCCTGTCCCAGACCATCCAGGCGACGCGCAATCCGAAGACGGTGCTGGCGGAACTGCTGCGGATCGGCGAGCGGGCGATCGTGTCGTTCCCGAATTTCGGCCACTGGTCGATCCGCCTGTCGCTCTTGGCGCGCGGCCGGATGCCGGTGACGGCCAATCTCCAGCACGCCTGGTACGAGACGCCGAACATCCATTTCTGCACCATCCGCGACTTCGTCGGCCTCGCCGGCGAGCTCGGCGCCAAGGTCGAGACCGCGGTGGCGATCAATGCGACGGGCCAGAAGATGGGCATGAAGATGCCCTGGGCGTTCTGGAACCTGTTCGGCCAGCAGGCGGTCTTCGTGCTGCGGCGCTGA
- a CDS encoding glutathione S-transferase family protein, with protein MQLYAHPFSSYCQKALVAFYEKELPFEYRVLGTEDGAVDADLAALWPLKRFPVLVDEGRTLIEASIIVEYVDQRHPGAAPLIPADPAAALEVRMLDRFFDNYVSTPQQKIVFDSLRAQGDRDPYGAGEARAMLEAAYAWLDERMAGRQWAVGESFSLADCAAAPFLFYADWTHPIDPGFGHVHAYRQRLLARPSFARAVDEARPYRQYFPLGAPDRD; from the coding sequence ATGCAACTCTACGCGCATCCGTTCTCGTCCTACTGCCAGAAGGCGCTGGTCGCGTTCTACGAGAAGGAACTGCCCTTCGAATACCGGGTCCTCGGCACCGAGGATGGCGCCGTCGACGCCGACCTGGCGGCGCTATGGCCGCTGAAGCGCTTTCCGGTGCTCGTCGACGAGGGCCGGACGCTGATCGAGGCGAGCATCATCGTCGAGTATGTCGACCAGCGCCATCCGGGCGCCGCGCCGCTGATCCCCGCCGATCCCGCCGCCGCGCTCGAGGTGCGGATGCTCGACCGCTTCTTCGACAACTATGTCTCGACGCCGCAGCAGAAGATCGTCTTCGACAGCCTTCGCGCGCAAGGCGACCGCGATCCCTACGGCGCCGGCGAGGCACGGGCGATGCTCGAGGCAGCCTATGCCTGGCTGGACGAGCGCATGGCTGGCAGGCAGTGGGCGGTCGGCGAGAGCTTCAGCCTGGCCGACTGCGCCGCCGCGCCCTTCCTCTTCTACGCCGACTGGACGCATCCGATCGATCCGGGCTTCGGCCATGTGCATGCCTACCGGCAGCGGCTGCTGGCGCGCCCGTCCTTCGCCCGCGCCGTCGACGAGGCGCGCCCCTATCGCCAGTATTTTCCGCTCGGCGCGCCCGACCGGGACTAG
- a CDS encoding D-alanyl-D-alanine carboxypeptidase/D-alanyl-D-alanine-endopeptidase, whose amino-acid sequence MSFRPFAAALAVLLLTAPAPADVKSRVAALAPSGLVLVVDADGNELVAQNAGKPFVPASVAKIVTAWLAMEVLGGDYRFETGFYLDDDRVLYVRGGGDPFLVSEELALLAPQLLAATGKEPFAGIVIDASYYPADLSIPGIEVTDEAYDALNAALAVNFNTIAAVREGKSVRPGEAQTPITPLAISEFRARGPAGKGRISLTQEDPSVGIRYAGELIAAFIERAGGSITGEIATGAVPEGLEPVYVHRQSRDLREVLRLMLLGSNNYIANQVFLEVGASRRGGPVSLEKSLEVGREILAEHGIADDIRLVEGSGISRDNRFTARGLAKVLDGFAPHATMLRETKRGSRYKTGTFSGVRTLAGYARTEEHGDARFVISLTGGGQLRFDLLEAIERGL is encoded by the coding sequence ATGTCGTTTCGCCCGTTTGCTGCCGCCCTTGCCGTGCTGCTGCTGACGGCCCCCGCCCCTGCCGACGTGAAGAGCCGCGTCGCGGCCCTCGCGCCCTCGGGCCTGGTGCTCGTGGTGGACGCGGACGGCAACGAGCTGGTTGCGCAGAATGCCGGAAAGCCCTTCGTTCCGGCCTCGGTGGCCAAGATCGTCACGGCGTGGCTCGCCATGGAGGTCCTCGGCGGCGACTATCGCTTCGAGACAGGCTTCTACCTGGACGACGACAGGGTCCTCTACGTGCGCGGCGGCGGCGACCCGTTCCTGGTCTCGGAGGAACTGGCATTGCTGGCGCCGCAGCTCCTCGCCGCCACCGGCAAGGAGCCGTTCGCCGGCATCGTGATCGACGCCAGCTACTATCCGGCCGACCTCAGCATTCCCGGCATCGAGGTCACCGACGAGGCCTATGACGCGCTGAACGCGGCGCTGGCGGTGAACTTCAACACCATCGCCGCGGTGCGCGAGGGCAAGAGCGTGCGCCCCGGCGAGGCACAGACCCCGATCACGCCGCTGGCGATCAGCGAGTTCAGGGCGCGCGGCCCCGCCGGCAAGGGCCGCATCAGCCTGACCCAGGAGGACCCGAGCGTCGGCATCCGCTATGCCGGCGAACTCATCGCCGCCTTCATCGAGCGCGCCGGCGGCAGCATCACCGGCGAGATCGCCACCGGCGCCGTCCCGGAAGGGCTCGAGCCGGTCTATGTCCACCGCCAGTCGCGCGACCTCAGGGAAGTCCTGCGGCTGATGCTCCTCGGCTCGAACAACTACATCGCCAACCAGGTCTTCCTGGAAGTCGGCGCCAGCCGGCGGGGCGGGCCGGTCAGCCTCGAGAAGTCGCTCGAGGTCGGGCGCGAGATCCTGGCGGAACACGGGATCGCCGACGATATCCGGCTGGTGGAAGGCTCGGGCATCAGCCGCGACAACCGCTTCACCGCTCGCGGCCTCGCCAAGGTGCTCGACGGCTTTGCGCCCCACGCGACGATGCTGCGCGAGACGAAGCGCGGCTCCCGCTACAAGACCGGCACCTTCTCCGGCGTCAGGACGCTGGCCGGCTATGCCCGGACCGAGGAGCACGGCGACGCGCGTTTCGTGATCTCGCTGACAGGCGGCGGCCAGCTGCGCTTCGATCTGCTCGAGGCGATCGAGCGCGGCCTGTAG
- a CDS encoding methyltransferase domain-containing protein — MRRLAVCRWTGRVRARRPAVSHFLSRRASGQLAAVLCGPVYSGRPNRHRRGTPQLTTNADINDLIAFYASPLGQAAARAVSLALTPVWRHIPDERLVGLGYAVPYIDRFASDAERALAFMPAAQGAQNWPPFAASRTVLVGSEDLPLGDASVDRILMVHSLEFAESPELLMAEVWRVLAPGGRIVILVPHRRGVWARFEHTPWGSGRPWSRGQLTRLLRDAMFTPSSWSEALLFPPFRKRPLLGLAGPLERLGRDFWPVFAGVVIIEATKQLYRGLPVASTARERRRAVKPVLVPAGAGAGVRTYRGAGA; from the coding sequence ATGAGGCGACTCGCTGTTTGTCGTTGGACAGGGCGAGTTAGGGCGCGGCGGCCGGCTGTCAGCCATTTTCTCTCGCGCCGAGCTTCGGGCCAGCTTGCTGCTGTTCTATGCGGGCCGGTCTATAGTGGCCGGCCGAACCGCCATCGCCGGGGGACCCCGCAGCTGACCACCAATGCCGACATCAACGACCTGATCGCGTTCTACGCCTCGCCGCTCGGCCAGGCCGCCGCGCGCGCCGTGTCGCTCGCACTGACGCCGGTCTGGCGGCATATCCCGGACGAGCGGCTGGTCGGTCTCGGCTATGCGGTGCCCTATATCGACCGCTTCGCCTCCGACGCCGAACGGGCGCTGGCCTTCATGCCGGCCGCCCAGGGCGCCCAGAACTGGCCGCCCTTCGCCGCCTCCCGGACCGTGCTGGTCGGCTCGGAGGACCTGCCGCTCGGCGATGCCTCCGTCGACCGCATCCTGATGGTGCATTCGCTGGAATTCGCCGAGAGCCCCGAGCTCCTGATGGCCGAGGTCTGGCGGGTGCTGGCCCCGGGCGGGCGCATCGTCATCCTCGTGCCGCACCGCAGGGGCGTCTGGGCGCGCTTCGAGCACACGCCCTGGGGGTCGGGCCGGCCGTGGTCGCGCGGCCAGCTGACGCGGCTCCTGCGCGACGCGATGTTCACCCCGAGCTCGTGGTCGGAGGCGCTGCTGTTCCCGCCCTTCCGCAAGCGCCCGCTGCTCGGCCTCGCCGGGCCGCTGGAGCGCCTCGGCCGGGATTTCTGGCCGGTCTTCGCCGGCGTCGTCATCATCGAGGCGACCAAGCAGCTCTATCGCGGCCTGCCCGTCGCCTCGACGGCGCGCGAGCGCCGCCGGGCGGTCAAGCCGGTGCTGGTCCCGGCCGGCGCCGGCGCGGGGGTGCGCACATACCGGGGTGCCGGCGCCTGA
- the gloB gene encoding hydroxyacylglutathione hydrolase, with protein MPSIDIRQFTCRTDNFGVLVHNADSGATISIDAPEEGPILAALEDAGWTLTHILTTHHHGDHVAANEALKQRFGVEIVGPVKERDRIPGIDRTVTGGDKFELGGIAIEAIDTPGHTLGEISYYLPEGKALFAADALFSLGCGRLFEGDAAMMWESLKRLRALPDETMLYCGHEYTATNAKCAIAVDPDNTQLRERVREVETLRIAGKPTLPVNLGQEKATNPFLRADDPELAGDMGMAGAEPADVFAAIRKKRDTY; from the coding sequence ATGCCTTCGATCGACATCCGGCAGTTCACCTGCCGAACCGACAATTTCGGCGTTCTCGTCCATAACGCCGACAGCGGCGCCACCATCTCGATCGATGCGCCGGAGGAGGGGCCGATCCTCGCCGCGCTCGAGGATGCCGGCTGGACGCTGACCCATATCCTCACCACCCATCATCACGGCGACCACGTCGCCGCCAACGAGGCGCTGAAGCAGCGCTTCGGCGTCGAGATCGTCGGCCCCGTCAAGGAGCGCGACCGCATCCCGGGGATCGACCGGACGGTGACGGGCGGCGACAAATTCGAATTGGGCGGCATCGCCATCGAGGCGATCGACACGCCGGGGCACACGCTGGGCGAGATCTCGTACTACCTGCCGGAGGGGAAAGCCCTGTTCGCCGCCGACGCGCTGTTCTCGCTCGGCTGCGGCCGGCTGTTCGAGGGCGATGCCGCGATGATGTGGGAATCGCTCAAGCGGCTGCGGGCGCTGCCGGACGAGACGATGCTGTATTGCGGGCACGAATATACCGCGACGAACGCCAAATGCGCGATTGCGGTCGATCCCGACAACACCCAGCTGCGCGAGCGGGTGCGGGAGGTCGAGACGCTGCGCATCGCCGGCAAGCCGACCCTGCCGGTCAACCTCGGCCAGGAAAAGGCGACCAACCCGTTCCTGCGCGCCGACGACCCGGAACTGGCAGGGGACATGGGCATGGCCGGCGCCGAGCCGGCGGACGTGTTCGCCGCGATCCGCAAGAAGAGGGACACGTACTGA
- a CDS encoding cupin domain-containing protein has translation MSSAALRIVRTLGLKPHPEGGWYRETFRDEAFDETGRARSTSIYYLLEAGETSEWHRVRDAAEVWHWYAGAPMVITVSENGHDASAHRLGPDIGEHEAPQFVVPAGWWQTATSLGEYTLVGCTVAPGFDFEAFEMAPPDWRPTPREPGRK, from the coding sequence ATGAGCTCCGCCGCACTGCGCATCGTCCGCACGCTCGGCCTCAAGCCGCATCCGGAAGGCGGCTGGTACCGCGAGACGTTCCGCGACGAGGCCTTCGACGAGACCGGCCGCGCCCGCTCGACGTCGATCTACTACCTGCTCGAGGCGGGCGAGACGTCGGAATGGCACCGGGTGCGCGACGCCGCCGAGGTCTGGCACTGGTACGCCGGCGCGCCGATGGTGATCACCGTCTCGGAGAACGGCCACGACGCTTCGGCGCACCGGCTGGGGCCCGATATCGGCGAGCACGAGGCGCCGCAGTTCGTGGTGCCGGCCGGCTGGTGGCAGACCGCGACCAGCCTCGGCGAATACACGCTGGTCGGCTGCACTGTGGCGCCGGGCTTCGACTTCGAGGCCTTCGAGATGGCGCCGCCGGACTGGCGCCCGACGCCGCGCGAGCCGGGCCGCAAATAG
- a CDS encoding DMT family transporter — MGTLLGFAAVLMWSLLALLTARSGSVPPFLLAALTFAIATLIGIAVFLARGAPWHVFRQPPVVWLVGIAGLFGYHALYFAALRNAPAAQASLIAYLWPLLIVLGSAMLPGERLRWFHALGALIGLAGAGIIVTGGEGLSLSAQNGLGYALAGLCALTWSAYSLLSRRFGSVPTDVVTGFCAATAVLSLAAHLAFETTVLPAAGGEWLAVLLLGLMPVGAAFYVWDYAVKRGDIQLIGAASYAAPLLSTLILVTAGEAAMSWSVVAAAVLITAGAGLAALPLFARLARRGA; from the coding sequence TTGGGGACATTGCTCGGATTCGCCGCGGTGCTGATGTGGTCGCTGCTGGCGCTGCTCACCGCGCGCAGCGGCAGCGTGCCGCCGTTCCTGCTCGCCGCCCTCACCTTCGCCATCGCCACGCTGATCGGTATCGCCGTCTTCCTCGCGCGCGGAGCGCCCTGGCACGTGTTCCGTCAGCCGCCGGTGGTCTGGCTGGTCGGCATCGCCGGCCTGTTCGGTTATCACGCGCTCTATTTCGCCGCGCTGCGCAACGCCCCGGCCGCGCAGGCGAGCCTTATCGCCTATCTCTGGCCGCTGCTGATCGTGCTCGGATCCGCCATGCTGCCCGGCGAGCGGCTGCGCTGGTTCCACGCGCTCGGCGCCCTCATCGGCCTCGCCGGCGCCGGGATCATCGTCACCGGCGGAGAGGGCCTGTCGCTGTCGGCGCAGAACGGCCTCGGCTACGCGCTGGCCGGGCTCTGCGCCCTCACCTGGTCGGCCTACTCGCTGCTGTCGCGCCGCTTCGGCAGCGTGCCGACCGACGTCGTCACCGGCTTCTGCGCCGCCACCGCGGTCCTGTCGCTCGCCGCGCATCTCGCTTTCGAGACCACCGTGCTGCCCGCCGCCGGCGGCGAATGGCTCGCCGTCCTGCTGCTCGGGCTGATGCCCGTCGGCGCGGCCTTCTATGTCTGGGATTACGCGGTCAAGCGCGGCGACATCCAGCTGATCGGCGCGGCCAGCTACGCCGCGCCGCTTTTGTCGACGCTGATCCTCGTCACCGCCGGCGAGGCGGCGATGAGCTGGAGCGTCGTCGCCGCCGCCGTGCTGATCACCGCCGGCGCCGGGCTCGCGGCGCTGCCGCTGTTTGCGCGCCTCGCCCGGCGCGGCGCCTGA
- a CDS encoding DUF3108 domain-containing protein translates to MRKRFLFGAIGIALLGASGAAAETARITTSYGMAVIGLPIGKASFDTVIEGGRFTVEGQLSSSGLGSLVSDTGGTSKVSGTVTRRGFAAERYALDYSSDRKRWSSDVAFAGGRVTSSAVSPKRDKPKPSYVPVSKSQLSSVVDPLSGLMIRTRDAASVCKRTLPLYDGWSRLDLVLSPAGTNTYSMTGYSGEAVVCNAKVRPVSGYDKASKGLKFLKDQTIQVWFAPIAQPDTYVPVYAHIPTKVGPLTLNALSVAVR, encoded by the coding sequence ATGCGCAAGCGATTCCTTTTCGGCGCCATCGGCATCGCCCTCCTGGGCGCGTCGGGCGCCGCCGCCGAGACGGCGCGGATCACCACCAGCTACGGCATGGCCGTCATCGGCCTGCCGATCGGCAAGGCGTCCTTCGACACGGTGATCGAGGGCGGCCGCTTCACCGTCGAGGGGCAGCTCTCCTCCAGCGGCCTCGGCAGCCTGGTCTCCGACACCGGCGGCACCAGCAAGGTTTCCGGCACGGTGACGCGCCGGGGCTTTGCCGCCGAGCGCTACGCGCTGGACTACTCCAGCGACCGCAAGCGCTGGTCGAGCGACGTCGCCTTCGCCGGCGGCCGGGTCACCTCCAGCGCGGTCAGCCCGAAGCGCGACAAGCCGAAGCCGAGCTACGTGCCGGTGTCGAAGTCGCAGCTCTCATCCGTCGTCGATCCGCTCAGCGGCCTGATGATCCGCACCCGCGACGCCGCTTCCGTCTGCAAGCGCACCCTGCCGCTCTACGACGGCTGGTCGCGGCTCGACCTCGTCCTGTCGCCGGCCGGCACCAACACCTATTCGATGACCGGCTATTCCGGCGAGGCCGTGGTGTGCAACGCCAAGGTCCGCCCGGTCAGCGGCTACGACAAGGCCTCCAAGGGGCTGAAATTCCTGAAGGACCAGACGATCCAGGTGTGGTTCGCGCCGATCGCCCAGCCGGATACCTACGTCCCGGTCTATGCCCACATCCCGACCAAGGTCGGCCCGCTGACGCTCAACGCGCTCTCCGTCGCCGTCCGCTGA
- the rpmB gene encoding 50S ribosomal protein L28, protein MSRACELTGKAVQSGNNVSHANNRTRRRFLPNLCNVSLISDALGQRFRLRVSAYALRSVEHRGGLDAFLTKADEAELSQRARLLKRQIAKKVATAPAS, encoded by the coding sequence ATGTCACGCGCCTGCGAACTGACCGGCAAGGCTGTCCAGTCCGGCAACAACGTGAGCCACGCGAACAATCGTACGCGTCGCCGCTTCCTGCCGAACCTGTGCAACGTGTCGCTGATCTCCGACGCGCTCGGCCAGCGCTTCCGGCTCCGCGTCTCGGCCTACGCGCTGCGTTCGGTCGAGCACCGCGGCGGTCTCGACGCGTTCCTGACCAAGGCCGACGAGGCGGAGCTGTCGCAGCGCGCCCGCCTGCTGAAGCGCCAGATCGCCAAGAAGGTCGCCACCGCTCCCGCCAGCTAA
- a CDS encoding queuosine precursor transporter, with the protein MTSLRSYILPVAAMTAIVLASNIAVQFPVFAEIGGLQLADILTFGAFTYPFAFLVTDLTNRRYGPAVARRVVMAGFAVAIICSIVVPPILYDLGLLEYATAGDRLVRIALASGGAFLAAQLLDIAVFNRLRQDSWWRAPAASSVSGSVLDTFLFFTIAFAPVFFFVGPNDGFALEAAPLLGVFATEAPRWVSWAIGDFCMKLAIAVLALVPYRIIMQQFVPYRPADAGAAV; encoded by the coding sequence ATGACATCCCTGCGCAGCTATATCCTGCCCGTGGCAGCGATGACGGCGATCGTCCTCGCGTCCAACATCGCGGTGCAGTTCCCGGTCTTCGCCGAGATCGGCGGGCTTCAGCTCGCCGACATCCTGACCTTCGGCGCCTTCACCTATCCCTTCGCCTTCCTCGTCACCGACCTGACCAACCGTCGCTATGGCCCCGCCGTGGCGCGGCGCGTGGTGATGGCCGGCTTCGCGGTGGCGATCATCTGCTCGATCGTCGTGCCGCCGATCCTCTACGATCTCGGCCTGCTCGAATACGCCACCGCCGGCGACCGGCTGGTGCGAATCGCGCTCGCCTCCGGCGGCGCATTTCTCGCCGCGCAGCTCCTCGACATCGCAGTGTTCAACCGGCTGCGACAGGATAGCTGGTGGCGGGCCCCGGCGGCCTCGTCGGTGAGCGGATCGGTGCTCGACACCTTTCTGTTCTTCACCATCGCCTTCGCGCCGGTGTTCTTCTTCGTCGGGCCGAATGACGGCTTCGCGCTGGAGGCGGCGCCGCTGCTGGGCGTATTCGCGACCGAGGCGCCGCGCTGGGTATCCTGGGCGATCGGTGATTTCTGCATGAAGCTGGCGATCGCCGTGCTGGCGCTGGTCCCCTATCGAATCATCATGCAGCAATTCGTGCCGTACCGGCCGGCTGACGCCGGCGCCGCCGTCTGA
- a CDS encoding alpha/beta fold hydrolase — MSLNFVRRGQGPRLLLVHGLGGTWRSWSTILPALSQAREVIALELPGHGETPAAADSGTFAGLADSVERFILEQDLEGVDIVGSSLGARIVLEMARRGRVGATVALDPGGFWRGWERTYFRTTLGASIHLVRALGPALPTLSRSAVTRSALLAQLSARPWRLDDEVVATELQSFARTKTFDALVRDLAAAPEQKGPAAHPSRPIVIGWGRQDRLCLPRQAARAQEAFPSAKLHWFSKCGHFPMWDRPKETVQLILETTAAT, encoded by the coding sequence ATGAGTTTGAACTTCGTTCGTCGTGGCCAAGGCCCAAGGCTCCTTCTGGTCCATGGTCTGGGTGGGACGTGGCGGTCGTGGAGCACGATCCTTCCGGCGCTGTCGCAGGCACGCGAGGTGATCGCGCTCGAGTTGCCGGGGCATGGCGAGACACCAGCAGCGGCAGACAGCGGCACTTTTGCCGGGCTCGCCGACAGCGTAGAACGCTTCATCCTCGAACAGGACTTGGAGGGGGTCGACATCGTCGGCAGTTCGCTGGGCGCGCGGATCGTGCTGGAGATGGCGCGCCGTGGCAGGGTCGGCGCCACGGTCGCCCTGGACCCGGGCGGCTTCTGGCGCGGCTGGGAGCGGACCTACTTCCGGACAACCCTCGGTGCATCGATCCACCTGGTCCGCGCCCTGGGACCCGCTCTGCCGACGCTCTCCCGGTCCGCAGTGACACGCAGCGCGCTGCTTGCGCAGCTCTCGGCCCGACCCTGGCGGCTCGACGATGAGGTCGTCGCGACCGAGCTGCAAAGCTTTGCCCGCACGAAGACCTTCGATGCTCTTGTGCGCGATCTCGCGGCAGCGCCCGAGCAGAAGGGACCGGCGGCCCACCCGTCGCGCCCGATCGTCATTGGCTGGGGCCGCCAAGACCGCCTGTGCCTGCCGCGGCAGGCTGCTCGCGCTCAGGAGGCCTTCCCGTCCGCCAAGCTGCACTGGTTCTCCAAGTGCGGTCACTTCCCCATGTGGGACCGCCCAAAGGAAACGGTGCAGCTCATCCTAGAGACGACGGCAGCCACCTGA